The genomic interval CGGGGACGGCGGtgcctctgctctgccctgcacATGGTGCCGGGGCTTTGTTGGGGCTCCCCGTGCCCCCCAGGGCTCCCCATGCCCCCCAGAGCTCCCCAAGGCACCCAGTCCCCATGGAGAGGGCACCCTGGGATGCTCCAAGCGTTCCCTGGGGTCCCTGAGAGCCGGAGGGCAGCCCCCGGGGGTGATGCCACCCCGTTACCTGCCCGGTGCCAGCCGAAGTTCatggttttggttggggggCGCGAGGACACCCAGAGCGCGGAGAGGCTGATCATGATGCTGGCGAAGTCTGTCAGGAGGTGGGCTGCGTCCGTCAGGATGGCCAGGCTGTGCGCCAGGTACCCGCCTGCGGAGGGTGGGGGGGCCGTGGGGACATCGGGGTGGCATCGAGAAGGGTTCCCACCCCAAGCCAGGCATGAACCAGGTCACCCAGTGCCAGAGTTGGGGGGGACCCCCACTGGGCACTTCGACCAGCCGAAAAGCAATGGGGAGCCCTGCCCGCACCCCGCCTGCACCCACGGGTGGGGAATCGGGACAAGAGGGGCTGCGGGCAGCCACTCGGGGTACCCCCATGGGGACCACCCCGGCCGGACCCTGCACCCACCACTCACCCACGGCTTCTCCCACCATGAAGACGAGGCAGATGCCGGCAGCCAGGTAGAGCTTTCTGCGCGCCCGCTGCTGCTGGTCGGGGTGACCGGTGGCTCCCCGCGTGTGGCAATGCCGGCTGCGCCGTGTCCCCAGCTCCAGGACGGGTGCCTGTCCCTGCACCGAGTTGTGTCCGTTCTTTTGTGCGGCCCCCAGGTAGGacctgctggggagaggggtggtcgggggctggagctgggggccTGGGAGAATTTGGGGGAGCGAGTTGGACCCTGaatcctctcccccccccagcccctgcacctCCAGGGGACCCCACGTGGGAGTCCCACGGGGAAGAAGGGACACcgtgtccccagcccccccccccgccccattcCCGGGGCACCCCCCCTTACCCTCCTACGCTCTCGCTCAGCAGATGCCGTTTCTCCTCGCCGGCTGCCATCCTCCTCGGGGTTTGGGGTGACCGAGGTGGGTGACCCCCGGTGCGTGGCCGGTCCTTGGTGGCAGCCGGTGGCCTCGGCCCGTGCGAAACGCCGGGGATTCGTGTGCAAAGtccggccggggggggggaggagggaaggccAAGCCGGCTGCAAAGCACCTGCGGCCGCCTGCCCTGGATTGGGCCCGGCACCCGGAGGGGCTGCTGATGGGATTACTCTAGGACCCCCCATGGGCACCCCGCTAGGAACCCATCAGGGCACGGATGCAGCCCCTGAGGCTGGGGGAGGATGGAGCATCCCCTTGTCCCCCCCTAAAGGCACACGGTGaccccccctccctgctccgGGGCCCCCCAATTTAGATCCAGCGGTGAAGCAGCCATGTGACAGATAAGCCTGGGatcagacaccccccccaccgccTCCGCCAGCAGTGACTCCTGCCCACCGCCCTGGGGGAGCAGCGCTAATTGCCCTGGGGCTAATTGCAATTGTGGCACAGCCCAGAGCACCACTGCGGgtgctgcctcagtttccccttggCCAGGCGCTGAGCCGGGCTTATATttttgcaggagaaaagcaCATGTGGTATATTTTTGCGCTCATGGTATATTTTTGCATCCATGGTATGTTTTTGCATTCGTGGTATATTTTTGCAGTCGTGTGAGCTCACCCGGCAGCAAACCGGCAGCTCGATGCCGAGGCCACCCCCGTTTTGGGGACTGGCACAGCTCAGAGCatcctccctgtcccccatATCCCCAAGCCCGGGCAAGCACTGGCCCTGGGCACCCCATCACCAGGAGATAAATCCTGCCGGGTGCCAACCTGTTACATCCCAGGCAGGTGGCCAGGCACGGGGTGTGAGTGCTGCTGGAGGTGCTAATGAGGGTGAAAATTAAGTGTTGGACTGGGAAGCATCCCGCTGCCACACTGGGTGTTGGCAGGGACACCAGTGACGGCACCAGCGTGGCAAACCCACCTGCATCCCCAGTGCCCATTGCAGGGCTGGCAAGCCGAGAACAAGAggcgaggaaaaaaaaaccacccaaaccaccagttttctttacaaaatacacaaaaaattcAAATCCGTGACAATTatatacaaaacaagaaagATACAAAACGTGCGGAattgtcctctttgcacccgTATAGAAAAGTgtcccatgctggagcaggcgcCGGCTCGCAAGACCACCGGCCCCCGCAGCATGTCACCCCCGGTCCCGAGTCCCATCGCCGGACATCCTGCGCCCGCAGCGTTTCTCCTGCGCCGGCAACATCGCTGCGGCTACTGGGAAGCTGCCAAGGGGAGAGGATGAGGGGGTAGAAGGGGGTCCGAGCCCCCGAAGCTCCTCCATGGGTGCTTGAGGGTCCCAGGGAGGTGGGCTCAGCCGTGCCACCCCTTACCCTTCACCGTCCCCTCGGGCACCACATCTTCCtccacctcttcttcctccccatcAAAGTACTCCTCGTCTTCCTCAGCTGAAAACAGGCGGTCAGATATCACCATGGGGCCACCGGGAAAGGCAACGGGTGCCACCAGGTCGGTGGGAGTTGGTAAAGGGGCACCGGGGGGTCGGGGGCTGAATTACCGGGCTCAAAGTCCAAGGCGCGGACCGCCTCGGTGAGGTGGTCCAGGCTCACCGAGAAGGCGTCCATGCTCTCGTAGCCGTGCTCGATCTTCTCCAGCCTGCCGCCCTTGGAGGCCTCCACGAtcctgggcagggagagcacGGCCGTGTCCCCTCCATGTCCCCTCACCGGGCTGGGGGACCGCGGGGCTCCGGGGCAGGGGGTCGGGGAATCCTTCCCGCGCTCGCCCCTTGGGTGCTGCCGGCAAAGCCCCGCGGCCGAATCCTGCCCGGCCGCAGGACTGAGGATCCCCAAATTTTCCCCCAATTTGGGCACTTACGTTTTAATGAGCTGCTTGGCGTTCTGcggagaaagagaggagaggtgAGTGAAGCCACGCGGCAGCCGCCGGGAAGTCCCCAAGCCGGTGGGACACCATGCGGTCACCagcggggagagggggggaggtttgggggtCTCACCATGAGGAAGGCAGCCCCCCCGGTCTCCTCCATGGCTTGGATGGCCGTCTCCACCAGTCGGCTTGATTTCTCCAGCTGTTCTTTGTACTGGCAGATGAGGCCCTGGACGAAGCCCGTCTTGTCGCTCTGCTCACGGGTGATGCGCTGCAGCAGCTCCGACTTCTTCTCCTCCAGCACCGCTGCCAAAGCATCGAAGCGAGCGCAGAGCTCCTGCTTGGCTGCCTCGCTGTTCTCCTGCGGGGGACGAGGGGCAAGGGATGCTACGCGTGTGTCcctcagcaccagcagcatcCCCGGAGCTtccctgctccgtgggctccaGCTCCCTCCTGGCCGTCCCAAATGGCCCCCCCAGTTGAGGTTTCACCCCCGGGTTTCGGAGGGCTCCTTTTCGCCCTTTCCTCACCTCGGTGCACCGGCACGAGTCCTCCAGCTGGGAGATGATCGTCTGGATCCGGTCGTTCCCCGCCACCAGCATGGAGATGCAGTTGTTCAGCTCCGTCTGGGCAGGGGCGGATGGACAGAAACAGCTTGAACCagcggggacggggacagggacatctCCCATCCCAATGTGGGGATGGGCTGGGCATTGCCcggccccagctctgctccccccacgtcccccccaAGCTATGGCCGCTCTAAATATAGGCTGTCTCCTGGGCAAAGTCACCCGAGGGGCTATTAATACCCTGTGAGCGGGTCCCAGTGCTATTTGTGGTGTCCCCAGCTCAGCACATCGCCCCAGGACCAGCTGTGTCCCCCGCGGCCCCCCCGTaaccctgtgtcccccccccccatatggCACCTTCTGGCCCTGGAAGACAGTTTGCAGCGGGGCGACCTCGCAGTCCTTGTGGGAACCGAAGACTTTGCACATGGAGCAGGTGGGGACCTCGCAGGTGACGCAGTAGATGTTGATCCGCTCGTCCTCGTGCTCCTTACACATGGGGTGCTCCCCCTTCTTCAGCGGCCTGCTGGAGAAAGCGGCACGGCCGCGGTGACGTCCCCGTCAGGGTGACATCCCCATCGGGGTGACGTCCCCGCTGCAGTGACATCCCTGCCGCGATGACGTCTCCCCACTGCGGTGACATCCCCACCGATGCTGCACAGTCACCCCAAAATCAGGTCCCCACGAAAGAGGCCAGATCCTGGCATAACCCCACACTCGCTCTTTCGGGAGCCATGGACCTCTGTGCCTCCATAAGTCCCAAGCCCAGTAAGCCCCAGTTTAAACCAGCGCGGCACTGGGCACGGCAGCAGTCAGCACTGGTGGGTGGGGGGCCCCGGGGCTGCGTTCCAGGGACGCTGCGCAAGTGCCTAATTTTAGCTTTGGGCTGCTGGGATTTATTGTTGTCACCCAACGCGTGACCAGGGCGGGGGCACCCAGAAACCCCCCGGGGGGTCCCAGCCAGGGGCTGCGGCCAAATCGTCCCCTCTGCAGCAagggggggacgtggggacaaGCCAACCCACTGAAGCAAAGACAAGGCTggcccccccaagacccccccgGCAGCCACAGACACCTGCCCCGTGCCATCGTCCCCGTCCCCATGGCTCTCAAACAATATTTACAGCGGTTCAAGGAATTTGGCCGGGCCCACCACGCTGCCTCGGGAACTTGTGACCCCtctgtcccccccctccccagctgcacgCCTTTACTGAGTGGGCCCCCCCTCAAACTGTCCCTCTGCTCCTTATCAGCCAGCAGCGCCCACTGCCACGAGCAGAGCCCGGATTTGTCCCCCCACACCTCTTATCTCCCACCGAACCCTCCAGCTGCGGAGCGTGGAAGGGGCAGGACCTGTCCTGCTgccaccaccccccaccccccagggACCCACCACCCCCCTGAGCCACCCAGAGACCCAAATTGCTCTGGAAAGGGAGACAAGATTTGGGTCAGGGGAGGAAGATTTGGATCGGGAACTACTGAGCCAGCAGAAAAGCCCCCCAATTTCTCACCCAGCTGCAATCTCCTGCGGTCTCAACGATGGTGCTGGGGCTCGGGAGGTGgccatccccacgtccccgtgtccccatgggGACAAGGCACAAGCAATCAGCCACGGTCGCCTGTGCCTACCTGCAGCACTCCTGCTTGTAAATGTCGATGATGTTCTCCACCAGCAGGTTCCTCTGCAGCCCATAGACACCATGACGGTCCAGCAGAACCTCGTGGCGGCATGACGGGCACCGGAACCGTCCCCCCGAAATCACGCTGCCCCGGCTCTGCCAGTACGGGTTGGCGGCCTGGGATGGGGGAAGATGAATATTTGAGCAACCCCACAGCTCCGTGAGCATTCCCAGAACACCATGAGTATCCCGGCGACTTCCAGCCcgagcagggtggggggaacGGGCGCGGGGACCCCCCCTCTCACCTGGAAGACGTCGTTGGCACACTTGCGGCAGAGGTtgtgctggcagggcaggatcACCACCGGCTTGCTGAACATCTCCAGGCAGATGGGGCAGATAAGCTGCTTCTCCAGGCTCTCCATGGGATTGCCATCCCGCAGGATACCGGCTTGGAAATCCATCGGCACCACGGCACGTTCCTCTCACCCGCTCTCGGCTGCCGGCGGGACCCTCCGTCCCGCTATTTATAGGGTGCTTCCCGTCACGCGGAGCCAAATCCCAAAGCGGGGTCGGGTATCCGGGGAAGCAACAGCACCTGTCACAAGGGACTGAGCCATCAGGATGAGGCCGGCCGCGGTAAACAAGCTGGGGACAGGCTGTCCAGGAGGCCCTGCCCTCCCGTGCTGCGGCTACTGGCATGCCAAAACTGGAACTGGGGGGTAAACAGGGACAGGCTTTGACCCGGGGCCAAATTGTTGCACACCCTGGGGGTCAGCGTGGCCGGATCTTGGGGCTGGACCCCATAACGGCATCGGGGTGGGGACGGGGGGAGGGCAAAAACCAGCCCCACAGTCATTCAGATATTGTGACGGTGCCGGGAACGGGGCAGAACCGGGGCCAGTGGCACCGGGGGGGTGGCTTATACAGAGCATTTCCCTTCACACCCCCAAAATGTGA from Haliaeetus albicilla chromosome 16, bHalAlb1.1, whole genome shotgun sequence carries:
- the TRIM63 gene encoding E3 ubiquitin-protein ligase TRIM63 isoform X1 translates to MDFQAGILRDGNPMESLEKQLICPICLEMFSKPVVILPCQHNLCRKCANDVFQAANPYWQSRGSVISGGRFRCPSCRHEVLLDRHGVYGLQRNLLVENIIDIYKQECCSRPLKKGEHPMCKEHEDERINIYCVTCEVPTCSMCKVFGSHKDCEVAPLQTVFQGQKTELNNCISMLVAGNDRIQTIISQLEDSCRCTEENSEAAKQELCARFDALAAVLEEKKSELLQRITREQSDKTGFVQGLICQYKEQLEKSSRLVETAIQAMEETGGAAFLMNAKQLIKTIVEASKGGRLEKIEHGYESMDAFSVSLDHLTEAVRALDFEPAEEDEEYFDGEEEEVEEDVVPEGTVKGKGWHG
- the TRIM63 gene encoding E3 ubiquitin-protein ligase TRIM63 isoform X3, which codes for MDFQAGILRDGNPMESLEKQLICPICLEMFSKPVVILPCQHNLCRKCANDVFQAANPYWQSRGSVISGGRFRCPSCRHEVLLDRHGVYGLQRNLLVENIIDIYKQECCSRPLKKGEHPMCKEHEDERINIYCVTCEVPTCSMCKVFGSHKDCEVAPLQTVFQGQKTELNNCISMLVAGNDRIQTIISQLEDSCRCTEENSEAAKQELCARFDALAAVLEEKKSELLQRITREQSDKTGFVQGLICQYKEQLEKSSRLVETAIQAMEETGGAAFLMNAKQLIKTIVEASKGGRLEKIEHGYESMDAFSVSLDHLTEAVRALDFEPAEEDEEYFDGEEEEVEEDVVPEGTVKASQ
- the TRIM63 gene encoding E3 ubiquitin-protein ligase TRIM63 isoform X2, with translation MDFQAGILRDGNPMESLEKQLICPICLEMFSKPVVILPCQHNLCRKCANDVFQAANPYWQSRGSVISGGRFRCPSCRHEVLLDRHGVYGLQRNLLVENIIDIYKQECCRPLKKGEHPMCKEHEDERINIYCVTCEVPTCSMCKVFGSHKDCEVAPLQTVFQGQKTELNNCISMLVAGNDRIQTIISQLEDSCRCTEENSEAAKQELCARFDALAAVLEEKKSELLQRITREQSDKTGFVQGLICQYKEQLEKSSRLVETAIQAMEETGGAAFLMNAKQLIKTIVEASKGGRLEKIEHGYESMDAFSVSLDHLTEAVRALDFEPAEEDEEYFDGEEEEVEEDVVPEGTVKGKGWHG